A genomic stretch from Methylorubrum extorquens includes:
- a CDS encoding protein of unknown function (Evidence 5 : Unknown function): protein MTRRFTDFRFETHSDEVVTGSSKECALKHRPRDTGLMPSGRIRL, encoded by the coding sequence ATGACCCGCCGCTTTACTGACTTTCGATTTGAAACGCATTCCGACGAAGTGGTGACCGGTTCGTCGAAAGAATGCGCGTTGAAACACAGACCTAGAGACACCGGCCTGATGCCATCAGGTCGGATACGGCTCTAG
- a CDS encoding putative sensor hybrid histidine kinase with PAS/PAC and response receiver regulator receiver domains (Evidence 3 : Putative function from multiple computational evidences; Product type r : regulator) has translation MPSSPEKPRAPGPNTPVTGSGASGVVDQHHDIFFAAVETTRMPMIVTDPHQPDNPIIFANRAFVRMTGYSAEELIGSNCRFLQGPDTDRDTVSEVRDAIREHREFAAEILNYRKDGSSFWNALFVSPVFNRSGDLVYFFGSQLDVSRRRDAEESLHQAQKMESLGQLTGGIAHDFNNLLQVVSGHNEVMLALLDHPTLDVSRMRRAGEAVRAATDRAAKLTHQLLAFSRKQRLEGRLLNLNGLVESMGEMAGRTIGDDVVLKSVLAPDLWTTRIDPTQAEVALLNVLINARDAMPEGGSVTVRTENLLIEDEDTALYKTVPSGAYVVISVTDTGTGMPSEILARVMEPFFTTKGEGKGTGLGLAMVYGFAKQSGGSVKIYSEVGHGTTVRLLFPASDQKAEEEQKPTIRAADRHGTETVLVVDDRPDVAETAGIILEDFGYKVTVVDGPKAALDILDGEGRIDLLFTDLIMPGGMNGVMLARAARERQPKIKVLLTTGYAEASMERTDAGGTEFEIINKPYKRMELARRVRRVIDGPTGVG, from the coding sequence ATGCCCTCGTCACCGGAGAAGCCCAGGGCACCTGGGCCCAATACGCCTGTCACCGGCAGCGGCGCCTCGGGCGTCGTCGATCAGCATCACGACATCTTCTTCGCGGCCGTCGAGACGACGCGCATGCCGATGATCGTCACCGATCCGCACCAGCCCGACAACCCGATCATCTTCGCCAACCGCGCCTTCGTCCGGATGACCGGCTATTCGGCCGAGGAGCTGATCGGATCGAACTGCCGCTTCCTCCAGGGCCCCGATACGGACCGCGACACCGTCTCGGAGGTGCGCGACGCCATCCGAGAGCATCGGGAGTTCGCCGCCGAGATCCTGAACTACCGCAAGGACGGCTCCTCGTTCTGGAACGCGCTGTTCGTCAGCCCGGTGTTCAACCGCTCGGGCGACCTCGTCTACTTCTTCGGCTCGCAGCTCGACGTGTCGCGCCGCCGCGACGCGGAGGAATCGCTGCACCAAGCCCAGAAGATGGAGAGCCTCGGCCAGCTCACCGGCGGCATCGCCCACGATTTCAACAACCTGCTCCAGGTCGTGTCGGGCCACAACGAGGTGATGCTGGCGCTGCTCGACCATCCCACCCTCGACGTGTCGCGGATGCGCCGGGCCGGTGAGGCGGTGCGGGCGGCGACCGACCGGGCCGCCAAGCTCACGCATCAGCTCCTCGCCTTCTCGCGCAAGCAGCGGCTGGAAGGGCGGCTCCTGAACCTCAACGGCCTCGTCGAGAGCATGGGCGAGATGGCCGGGCGGACGATCGGCGACGACGTCGTCCTGAAATCCGTCCTCGCGCCGGATCTCTGGACCACCCGCATCGACCCGACGCAGGCCGAGGTCGCCCTGCTCAACGTGCTGATCAACGCCCGCGACGCGATGCCGGAGGGCGGCTCGGTCACGGTGCGCACCGAGAACCTGCTGATCGAGGACGAGGACACCGCCCTCTACAAGACCGTGCCGTCCGGCGCCTACGTGGTGATCTCGGTGACCGATACCGGAACCGGCATGCCGTCCGAGATCCTGGCCCGTGTCATGGAGCCGTTCTTCACCACAAAGGGCGAGGGCAAGGGCACGGGGCTCGGCCTTGCCATGGTCTACGGTTTCGCCAAGCAGTCCGGCGGCTCGGTGAAGATCTATTCCGAGGTCGGGCACGGCACGACGGTGCGGCTCCTGTTCCCCGCCTCCGACCAGAAGGCCGAGGAGGAGCAGAAGCCGACGATCCGCGCCGCCGACCGGCACGGCACCGAAACCGTGCTCGTCGTGGACGACCGGCCCGACGTGGCCGAGACCGCGGGCATCATCCTGGAGGATTTCGGCTACAAGGTCACCGTCGTCGATGGTCCCAAGGCGGCGCTCGACATCCTCGACGGCGAGGGGCGCATCGACCTGCTGTTCACCGACCTGATCATGCCCGGCGGCATGAACGGCGTGATGCTGGCCCGCGCCGCGCGGGAGCGGCAGCCGAAGATCAAGGTGCTGCTCACCACCGGCTACGCCGAGGCCTCGATGGAGCGCACCGACGCGGGCGGCACCGAGTTCGAGATCATCAACAAGCCCTACAAGCGCATGGAGCTGGCCCGCCGGGTGCGGCGTGTGATCGACGGGCCGACCGGGGTCGGGTAG
- the lpd gene encoding dihydrolipoamide dehydrogenase, FAD/NAD(P)-binding, component of the 2-oxoglutarate dehydrogenase and the pyruvate dehydrogenase complexes (Evidence 2a : Function from experimental evidences in other organisms; PubMedId : 10806385; Product type e : enzyme) encodes MSYDLIVIGTGPGGYVCAIRAAQLGLKTAVVEKRATHGGTCLNVGCIPSKALLHASEAFEEANKHFSELGIDVGTPKLDLKKMQSFKQSGVDGNTKGVEFLLKKNKVDTYHGRGRIAGAGRVEVISDDGGNQLLETKNIVIATGSDVTRLPGVEIDEKTVVSSTGALELAEVPKRLVVIGAGVIGLELGSVWRRLGAEVTVIEYLDRVLPGMDGEVGKQFQRILAKQGMVFKLSTKVTGVETGKKGRATVTVEPAQGGEPEKLEADVVLVAIGRVPYTEGLGLETVGVATDDKGRIEVDSHYATNVTGIYAIGDVIAGPMLAHKAEDEGVAVAEILAGQSGHVNYGVIPNVVYTFPEVASVGKTEEELKKDGIAYNVGKFPFTANGRAKANGTTDGFVKILADAQSDRVLGVHIVGADAGNLIAEVAVAMEFAASAEDIARTCHAHPTLTEAIKEAALAVDKRAIHV; translated from the coding sequence ATGTCCTACGATCTCATCGTCATCGGCACCGGCCCCGGCGGCTATGTCTGCGCCATCCGCGCGGCCCAGCTCGGGCTGAAGACCGCGGTGGTCGAGAAGCGGGCGACCCACGGCGGCACCTGCCTCAATGTCGGCTGCATCCCGTCCAAGGCGCTGCTGCACGCATCGGAAGCCTTCGAGGAGGCCAACAAGCACTTTTCGGAGTTGGGCATCGACGTGGGTACGCCGAAGCTTGATCTCAAAAAAATGCAGAGCTTCAAGCAGAGCGGCGTGGACGGCAACACCAAGGGCGTCGAGTTCCTGCTCAAGAAGAACAAGGTCGATACCTATCACGGCCGCGGCCGCATCGCCGGGGCCGGCCGCGTCGAGGTGATCTCGGACGACGGCGGCAACCAGTTGCTGGAGACGAAGAACATCGTCATCGCTACCGGTTCCGACGTGACCCGGCTGCCCGGCGTCGAAATCGACGAGAAGACGGTGGTCTCCTCCACCGGCGCGCTCGAACTCGCCGAGGTGCCCAAGCGCCTCGTGGTGATCGGCGCGGGTGTGATCGGGCTCGAACTCGGCTCGGTCTGGCGCCGCCTCGGCGCCGAGGTCACCGTGATCGAGTATCTCGACCGGGTGCTGCCGGGCATGGACGGCGAGGTCGGCAAGCAGTTCCAGCGCATCCTGGCCAAGCAGGGCATGGTCTTCAAGCTCTCGACCAAGGTGACCGGTGTCGAGACCGGCAAGAAGGGCCGCGCCACCGTCACCGTCGAGCCGGCGCAGGGCGGCGAGCCGGAGAAGCTCGAGGCCGACGTGGTGCTCGTGGCCATCGGCCGGGTGCCCTACACGGAAGGGCTCGGGCTCGAGACGGTGGGCGTGGCGACCGACGACAAGGGCCGGATCGAGGTCGATTCGCACTACGCCACCAACGTCACCGGCATCTACGCCATCGGCGACGTGATCGCCGGGCCGATGCTCGCCCACAAGGCGGAGGACGAGGGCGTCGCGGTCGCCGAGATCCTGGCCGGCCAGTCGGGCCACGTGAATTACGGCGTGATCCCGAACGTGGTCTACACCTTCCCCGAGGTCGCCTCGGTCGGCAAGACCGAGGAGGAGCTGAAGAAGGACGGGATCGCCTATAACGTCGGCAAGTTCCCCTTCACCGCCAACGGCCGGGCCAAGGCCAACGGCACCACCGACGGCTTCGTGAAGATCCTCGCGGACGCGCAGAGCGACCGGGTGCTCGGCGTGCACATCGTCGGGGCGGATGCCGGCAACCTCATCGCCGAGGTCGCGGTGGCCATGGAGTTCGCAGCCTCCGCCGAGGACATCGCCCGCACCTGCCACGCCCACCCGACGCTGACCGAGGCGATCAAGGAAGCCGCGCTGGCCGTCGACAAGCGCGCGATCCACGTCTGA